The following coding sequences lie in one Rhodococcus rhodochrous genomic window:
- a CDS encoding helix-turn-helix domain-containing protein, giving the protein MQELLGRIARLDPSASLGLRVIACFDELIVGNVNTRALLATAAALAGCTAGFRQSVPPRTLRVTPKGEAVQGESPTDPSNLHVASEDGIDVWLERDGAAGPNDALILERLALAVRIRNGRGAREIDNRRHLGILTGRESTPDERLTAASALGLSATGMYRLVVAPLFAVWRNHPAGPEDVIATPFGPVHAIVVPERYPPFGASPCGIGTATPPDSLDRSFRTAMVALRLCRAPKEPQVVADSYGGLIELLADADEHAPHSDADRVEAIAHYAWGMETIDAVVAAQSVREAARLLNIHHSTLQSRIDTITATLGFNPFEGFGRSRLGAAFLLHRLRTSTVLDLPAAAAPGNVAVLGPARHATV; this is encoded by the coding sequence ATGCAAGAGCTACTCGGACGGATCGCCCGCCTCGATCCCAGCGCCAGTTTGGGTCTGCGTGTCATCGCGTGCTTCGACGAGTTGATCGTCGGCAACGTCAACACCCGTGCCCTGCTGGCAACCGCTGCCGCGCTGGCCGGTTGTACTGCAGGGTTCCGGCAGAGCGTCCCGCCGCGGACTCTACGAGTCACTCCGAAAGGAGAAGCAGTGCAGGGCGAATCGCCGACAGATCCTTCGAATCTGCACGTGGCGTCGGAGGACGGCATCGACGTCTGGCTCGAACGCGACGGTGCTGCTGGGCCGAACGACGCACTCATCCTCGAGCGCTTGGCACTGGCCGTGCGGATCCGGAACGGGCGTGGAGCCCGGGAGATCGACAATCGCCGCCACCTCGGCATACTCACCGGTCGCGAGAGCACTCCCGACGAGCGGTTGACCGCGGCGAGCGCGCTCGGCTTGTCGGCAACGGGCATGTATCGCCTCGTGGTGGCCCCGCTGTTCGCGGTGTGGCGCAATCATCCCGCCGGTCCGGAGGACGTGATTGCCACCCCGTTCGGTCCGGTCCACGCCATCGTTGTGCCGGAGCGGTACCCGCCGTTCGGCGCTTCGCCGTGCGGTATCGGAACAGCCACGCCGCCGGACTCGTTGGATCGGTCGTTCCGGACCGCGATGGTCGCTCTGCGCCTGTGCCGAGCCCCGAAGGAACCCCAGGTTGTTGCCGACTCCTACGGGGGTCTGATCGAACTGCTTGCCGACGCCGATGAGCACGCTCCGCACAGCGACGCCGACCGTGTCGAGGCCATCGCACACTACGCCTGGGGGATGGAGACGATCGATGCCGTCGTCGCTGCGCAGTCCGTTCGGGAAGCGGCGCGACTGCTCAACATCCACCACAGCACGCTTCAGAGCAGGATCGATACCATCACTGCGACACTCGGTTTCAACCCGTTCGAGGGATTCGGGCGCAGCCGGCTCGGGGCAGCGTTCCTGCTGCATCGCTTGCGTACGTCGACGGTCCTCGACCTGCCGGCGGCTGCGGCACCCGGCAATGTCGCCGTGCTCGGTCCTGCTCGTCACGCGACGGTATGA